CCGGCCTGCCCTCGGCGATGATGGCCGCGATGCTCTACCCGGATCGCCGGGTGCTCGCGGTCTGCGGCGATGGCGGGTTCATGATGAACAGCCAGGAGATGGAGACCGCGGTTCGGCTGAAGCTCAATCTGGTCGTGCTGGTGCTCGAGGACGATGCCTACGGCATGATCCGCTGGAAGCAGGCGGTCGACCATTTCGCCGATTTCGGCCTCACCTTCGGCAATCCCGATTTCGCGAAGTATGGCAACTCCTATGGCGCAAAGGGGGGCCGCATCTCCTCGATCGAGAGCTTCGTCCCGACCCTCGATGCAGCCTTCGAGAGCGGCGGCGTGCATCTGATCTCGATCCCGATCGACTATTCCGAGAACGTGCGGGTGCTGGTCGAGGAGCTGCAGGGGCGCGGGATGGGGCGGCCGTGAGCGCGCGCTCTGTTTTCCCACCCCGACGCGCGTGAGCGAGTGACGGGGAGGGATGAAAGCCTGACCGGCAAGTTGCTCCAGCCGCGACTTTCGATACGTCCTGTTAACCTCGCCTTGACCAATGGCTGATTAACTCCGGATACGGCAGTGTGTGTGCTGCCCGGCGTATTGTGAGAGTAGCGTATGAAGCCCGCCCGCCTTATCGTTCTGGCGATCGCCCTGGTTGCGGGCGCCATTGCCGCCTATCTCGCCAGCGGGTCGGACAGCAAGCCGCCGCCGCAAGCCGTGGCGCAGCTCCCCACCATCGACGTCCTCGTCGCCAAGGGCGAAATCGCGCTCGGCCAGACCGTCGCGCCCGAGGATGTGCAGTGGCAGACCTGGACCGACTCGACCGCGAGCGGCAATTTCATTCGCCGCAACGATCGCCCCGATGCGCTGACGCAGATCGTGGGCTCGATCGCGCGCGCGCCGTTCATCGCGGGCGAGCCGATCCGCGAGCAGAAGCTGGTCAAGGCGTCGGGCTCCGGCTTCATGGCCGCGATCCTGCCGTCGGGCATGCGCGCGGTCTCGACCGAGATATCAGCCGAAAACGGCGCGGGCGGCTTCATCCTGCCGAACGATCGCGTCGATGTCGTGCTGTCGCGCCGTGACAAGATTCCCGGGGTCGGCGACGAACCGCCGAAGGAGGTGATTACCTCCGACATCATCCTGACCAATATCCGCGTGCTGGCGATCGACCAGGCGCCGAAGGAAAAAGAGGGCCAGAACGCGGTGCTCGGCAAGACCGCGACGCTCGAATTGTCGCCCTCGGCCGTCGAAATCCTGGCGAAGTCGCGCATGTCCGGCACGTTGTCGCTGGCGCTGCGCAGCATCGCCGATGCCAAGAAGACCGGCGTGGTCGCCAGCAACGATGGCGACAAGCGCATCACCGTGTTCCGCGGTGCCGGCCTGCCGGAAGTGTTCAATTGCGATCCGTACTGCACCAAGCGCTGAGGCGCGCGCTCGCACGCCACGTCGCATAACCAGAGCATCGATGGCCGGCCGCCTGCGCGGCCGGCCATGTCGCGTCAGGCACCCTGCGGGACCTGGTCCAGGAAGCCGGTGATGCTGCGGATGCGGCCCTCCTTCAGCTCGGCGAAATCCGTGCCCTTGATCGGGCTGTCGACGCCGTCGGGCCCGAGGCCCCAGGAAAAGCGCAGGTGATCGCCGAAGCCGCTCGGCTCGCCGATCAGCTTGAACCTGAAATCCGGAAAGCGCTGCTGCACGCCGGCGATCAGCGCGTCGACTTCCTCATGTCCGTTGCCGCGCATCAGCGGATCGGCATAGTGCGCGTCAGCAGTCCATTCCTGACTCAGGATCTCGCGGCGGCGGCTGGCCGTCCGCTCGTTCCACAGGTCGATATAGCGGCTGGCAATCCTGGTGAGGTCGGTCATGACGTGTCTCCTTCTTGAAGCGCCGGGTCGATCGGCTGGTCGACTATCGGGCCTCAAGGTGCGGAGATCGATTACGTCGGAGGTCAAGGCGCGCGTTACGGCTCGACCTTGAGCGTCGCCGTCATGTTCGGATGGAAACGGCAATAATAGTCGACGGTCCCGGCCTTCTTCAGCACGATCGTCGCCGACTTCTTCGGCGCCAGGGTGACGTCGAAGTCGCCGTTGCGCGCGGTGGCAGTATGGGCAAACACGTCCTTGTTGACCCATTCGACGGTGTCGCCGACCCTGGCGGAAACCTGCGCCGGCGAGACCACCAGGTTTTCCATTGAAATCTGGATCGTTGCGGCGCGGGCCGGAGCCGCTGCCGCGCAGATCAACAACACCACTGCGGCCGCGGAGTGCGTGAGGCGCATATCGCAATCCCCAGTTTCTATTTGAGGTCGGCCGCGACATGCTCGGCGTGCTGCTGATGACCCTGGAATATCTTCAGGCCCGTCTGCAGCAGGCTCTTCAGTTCCGGGTTGCTCGCGGACGGGATGAGCTGCGTTTCCAGCGCGCCGTTGACGGCCTTGTGGTAGGCAATTTCGTTGGCGACGTAGGCCTTGTCGAAGGCTGCGCCGCTGAGCTTGCCGAGCTCGGCGAGCTTGTCGGCCGCCTGCTTCGACAGCGCCTTGCTCGTGTCGTTGTCCTCGGGCGTGACCTTCAGCTTGTTGACCAGGTCGAGCGCCTGCTTGTTGACGGCCTCATGATCGCGCACCATGTCTTCCGCGAACGCCTTGACCTCCTTGTTGCTGGCCTTGCCCAGCGCCTGCTTGGCGGCGACGATGTCGATCACGCCGGCGGTGTAGGCGATATGGGCGATCTGCGGATCGGTCGGCTTGCTGTCGGCTGGCTTGGCGCCTTGCGCCAGCGCTGCGCTGCTTAGAAGGCAGATGGCGGCGATCGCCGCGCTCAATCGGAGAAACATGGTTGACGCTCCTGTGGCGCGCGCCCCCGCGATCCGGGGGCGCATATGGGTTGCACAGGGGTTTGATGGCGCGGCAGCGCAGAGGTTCCCGAAAAAATTCAGTTGAAGCCGAGCCGTTCCAGAACCGCCGCGGTCAGGCGCTCGCAGCGCCGGCCGGCGAACGGGAACGCCTCCATCACGATGGGGCCGATCTTGCTCTCGACATTGTCGCGCAGCAGGACGCGGGCGCGATGCAGGCGCGTCTTCACCGTTTCCGGCTTCACACCGAGCAGGTCGGCCGTCTCCTCGACATTCAGTCCCTCGATCACGCGGCTGATGAAGACGAGGCGGAAGGCTTCCGGCAATTCGTCGATTGCGCGCTCGACGACCTGCCGGATCTGGCGCTGAGCCATGGACTTTTCCGGATCATCGTGTGCTGCGAGGGGAAACCGGATGATCTGCGCCTCCATGGGGCGGTCGGCCAGCGACGTCCATTCGGCGATTGAGCGTTGCCGCCTGAGCCGCCCCAGCGCTTCGTTGATCGCGATCCGTGCCAGCCAGGTCGCCAGGCTGGAATCGCCGCGAAAGCTCTCGATATGCGTGAACGCCTTGATGTACGTCTCCTGCACCACATCTTCGGCTTCGCCGTCGTCGCGCAGGATGCCCCGCGCCAGCCGATAGAGCCTGCGGTTGTTGGCAGCGATGACGGCGCGAACAGCCGTCTCGTCGCGGGCAAGCACCCGCTGGACAAGGTCGGCGTCACCGGCGGTCGCTCCGGCAGGGCGTGGTGCCCGTTGCATGGTGGTTGTCTGCCTTCTGCGTTGCCGAGTATGCCAGGATTGGATGCGGCAAACGCGGCCAGGTTCCCGGCCGCGGCAAAAAAATTTCAGCCCGGCGGCATATCGGTCGGCGCAGCCACCTCGCCGCGGGCATGCGCTTCCAGCGCGTCGAGGAAGCAGCGCACCTTCGCCGGCACGAACTGGCGTGCGGGCAAGAGCGCATGCACGTTGAGCGGCTCGCAGACGTGGTCGGGCAAAATCCGGCGCAGCCGCCCGGCCTGCACAGCGGCGGCCGTGAAGCTTGCGGTCACCCGCAACACGCCGTGGCCGGCGAGCGCAGCCTCGAGGCGAATATGCGCGTTCGAGCTGACGAGCCGGGCCTTCTCGACCGCGAGATGCTCGACGGCGCCGCCCGGCGCGGTGACCGCCCACGGCGTGTCGGTTGGACCGGCCAGCAGCGGAAAATGCGCGAGATCCGCAACCGTGCGCGGCTCGCCCAGGCGGTCGAGCAGCGCGGGCGCAGCGAACAGGCCGCGCTCCAGCGAGAACACCCGGCGGATCACGATCGCGGCGGAAGGCAGCGGCGCCTCCAGCATCGCGAACACGATGTCGTAGTTCTCAGCCACCGGATTGACCACCTCGTGCTCGACATCGATGCGGATGGTGAGCTCCGGATAGCGGCTCATCAGCGCGCAGGCGACCGGCCCCGCATGATGCGCGCCGAATTCGTAGGGCGACTTGATGCGCAACGTGCCGGCGATGGCGCTGCTCATCGCGAGCGCTTCGCTGCGGGTGTCGTGCAGCGCGGTAAACAGCGGCCGCACCCGGCGGTAGATGGTGTCGCCGGCATCGGTCAGCCGCAGGTGACGCGTGGTGCGCTCGATTAGCCGCAGGCCGAGATGGCTTTCCAGCCGCTGCACCGCAGCACTGAGGCTCGACTTGGGATGGCCGAGCACGCGGGCGGCGGCGCTGTAGCCGCCGTGCTCGACAACCTCGCAGAACAGCTCCCAGTCGCGCCAATCCATCAGCGATTGTCCATGGGCCGGTACAGTGTGTCCAGAGCGATCGGGTTCTCCCGTCGATGCCTTTGACCTAAAACGGAGGCAAAGCACACAGGGAGGACGGCATGAGCGACGACGGAATCTTTCTCTGGAACGCCTGGTACGTTGCGGCCTTAAATCAGGAGCTGATCGACGGCAAGATGGTGGCGCGCACCATCCTGGAGCGGCCGATCGTGATCTATCGCGGCGCGAGCGGGAAGGTCGTCGCGCTCGACGATCGGTGCTGCCACCGCGCGGCGCCGCTGTCGATGGGCCGGATCGAGGGCGACGACATCCGCTGCATGTATCACGGCATGAAGTTCGAGCCTTCCGGCAGGTGCATCCAGATTCCGGGCCAGGAGGCGATCCCGGCAAAGCTCGGCGTGCGCAGCTATCCCTGCGTCGAGCGCTACAACATGATCTTCATCTGGACTGGCGATCCCGAGAAGGCCGATCCGAACCTGATCGTCGACTATCCGCCGCTCGCCGATCCCAAATGGCGAGGCCTGCCCGGCTACATGCACTACAAGGCCAATTGGCTCCTGATCGTCGATAACCTCTCCGATTTTGCGCATCTCGCCTTCGTGCACACCAACACGCTCGGCGGCTCCGAGGAATACGCGTTCAAGACCAAGCCGGTCGCGATCGAGAAACTAGAGGATGGCTTTCGCGTCGAGCGCTGGCATCTGGGCGCCGAGCCGCCGCCCTATCACCGCAAGGTCATTCCGAACAAGACCGATCCTGTCGACCGCCGCAACATCGGCCGCATGATCATTCCCGGCATCTTCACGCTTGACACCACCTTCGCGCCGGCAGGGCAGGGCGCGGAAAAGGGCGTGCAGGTGCCGGGCACGCGGCAGTACCGCAACGCGCAGTTCATGACGCCGGAGACGCGCAGCACCACGCACTTCTTCTGGAACTACATGCACGATTTCGACATCGACAATCCGAACATCGCGCTGTCGCTGCGCCACTCGCTCGAGGAAGGTTTCAACGAGGACAAGGCGATCATCGAGGCGCAGCAGAAGGTGTTCGACGCCGATCCGAACTACCAGCTGCTCGCGATCGGGGCCGATGCGCCGCTCACCTATTTCCGCTGGGCCCTGGGGCGGAAGATCGAGGCGGAGAAGACCGCCGCGCGCGCCGCGTGAGCGGAGGGATGCCGGGGCGCCTGCCGCGCCGGCGTTCCGGCAAGCTTACGATCGTTCCCGCGCGCAGGCGAATATTTTGCCGGTCGCGCGCGCTCTCCATCCGCGTTCCCCGGAACAGGACCGTGGCATCCCGCATTGTTGGCGCGAGGGCAGCCATTGGAGGATGAGAGACATGAAGTTGGCAATTGCATTGGTCGCGGCCGCGGGCATTGGACTTGCGATCCCGGCAGCGAACGCGGAAGAAGCGCAGGTCGGCGTGGGCGTCGGCCCGGTCGGCGCCGGCGTGACGGTCGGCCAGTCGCATGAGCACGAGCGCGACCGCACCACCGTGATCAAGCGCGAGCACGAGGAGCCGGGCGAACGCACCACCATCATCAAGAAGGAGCGCGAGGAGCCCGCCGACCACGTCATCGTCAAGGAGCGCGACCGCTACTGACGGCGACCATCGTTGAACTGAAGAGCCCCGCGCAAGCCGCGGGGCTTTTTCTTGCGGCGGTCGTCAGGTCACGCTCTTCGCGGCGGCGCGCCCGGCGTTGCGGCCCGAGAACAGGCAGCCGCCGAGGAAGGTGCCTTCCAATGAGCGGTAGCCGTGCATGCCGCCGCCGCCGAAGCCGGAGGCCTCGCCCGCGGCATAGAGCCCGGCGATGATCTTGCCGTCGTTTCCGAACACGCGTCCGTCGAGATCGGTCTCGAAGCCGCCGAGCGTCTTGCGGGTGAGGATGTTGAGCTTCACCGCGATCAGCGGCCCGTGCGCGGGATCGAGGATCCGGTGCGGGCGCGCGGTGCGGATCAGGCGGTCGCCGATATAGCGGCGCGCATTGTGCAGGTTCATCACCTGCGCGTCCTTGACGTAGGCGTTTGCGATCTCGCGGTCG
This genomic interval from Bradyrhizobium sp. NP1 contains the following:
- the cpaB gene encoding Flp pilus assembly protein CpaB, whose protein sequence is MKPARLIVLAIALVAGAIAAYLASGSDSKPPPQAVAQLPTIDVLVAKGEIALGQTVAPEDVQWQTWTDSTASGNFIRRNDRPDALTQIVGSIARAPFIAGEPIREQKLVKASGSGFMAAILPSGMRAVSTEISAENGAGGFILPNDRVDVVLSRRDKIPGVGDEPPKEVITSDIILTNIRVLAIDQAPKEKEGQNAVLGKTATLELSPSAVEILAKSRMSGTLSLALRSIADAKKTGVVASNDGDKRITVFRGAGLPEVFNCDPYCTKR
- a CDS encoding nuclear transport factor 2 family protein; protein product: MTDLTRIASRYIDLWNERTASRRREILSQEWTADAHYADPLMRGNGHEEVDALIAGVQQRFPDFRFKLIGEPSGFGDHLRFSWGLGPDGVDSPIKGTDFAELKEGRIRSITGFLDQVPQGA
- a CDS encoding cupredoxin family copper-binding protein; translated protein: MRLTHSAAAVVLLICAAAAPARAATIQISMENLVVSPAQVSARVGDTVEWVNKDVFAHTATARNGDFDVTLAPKKSATIVLKKAGTVDYYCRFHPNMTATLKVEP
- a CDS encoding DUF4142 domain-containing protein, with product MFLRLSAAIAAICLLSSAALAQGAKPADSKPTDPQIAHIAYTAGVIDIVAAKQALGKASNKEVKAFAEDMVRDHEAVNKQALDLVNKLKVTPEDNDTSKALSKQAADKLAELGKLSGAAFDKAYVANEIAYHKAVNGALETQLIPSASNPELKSLLQTGLKIFQGHQQHAEHVAADLK
- a CDS encoding RNA polymerase sigma factor encodes the protein MQRAPRPAGATAGDADLVQRVLARDETAVRAVIAANNRRLYRLARGILRDDGEAEDVVQETYIKAFTHIESFRGDSSLATWLARIAINEALGRLRRQRSIAEWTSLADRPMEAQIIRFPLAAHDDPEKSMAQRQIRQVVERAIDELPEAFRLVFISRVIEGLNVEETADLLGVKPETVKTRLHRARVLLRDNVESKIGPIVMEAFPFAGRRCERLTAAVLERLGFN
- a CDS encoding LysR family transcriptional regulator, which encodes MDWRDWELFCEVVEHGGYSAAARVLGHPKSSLSAAVQRLESHLGLRLIERTTRHLRLTDAGDTIYRRVRPLFTALHDTRSEALAMSSAIAGTLRIKSPYEFGAHHAGPVACALMSRYPELTIRIDVEHEVVNPVAENYDIVFAMLEAPLPSAAIVIRRVFSLERGLFAAPALLDRLGEPRTVADLAHFPLLAGPTDTPWAVTAPGGAVEHLAVEKARLVSSNAHIRLEAALAGHGVLRVTASFTAAAVQAGRLRRILPDHVCEPLNVHALLPARQFVPAKVRCFLDALEAHARGEVAAPTDMPPG
- a CDS encoding aromatic ring-hydroxylating dioxygenase subunit alpha, with protein sequence MSDDGIFLWNAWYVAALNQELIDGKMVARTILERPIVIYRGASGKVVALDDRCCHRAAPLSMGRIEGDDIRCMYHGMKFEPSGRCIQIPGQEAIPAKLGVRSYPCVERYNMIFIWTGDPEKADPNLIVDYPPLADPKWRGLPGYMHYKANWLLIVDNLSDFAHLAFVHTNTLGGSEEYAFKTKPVAIEKLEDGFRVERWHLGAEPPPYHRKVIPNKTDPVDRRNIGRMIIPGIFTLDTTFAPAGQGAEKGVQVPGTRQYRNAQFMTPETRSTTHFFWNYMHDFDIDNPNIALSLRHSLEEGFNEDKAIIEAQQKVFDADPNYQLLAIGADAPLTYFRWALGRKIEAEKTAARAA